One genomic segment of Chelonia mydas isolate rCheMyd1 chromosome 1, rCheMyd1.pri.v2, whole genome shotgun sequence includes these proteins:
- the MYF6 gene encoding myogenic factor 6 translates to MMMDLFETSSYFFYLDGEHGALQPLEMAEGSPLYPGSDGTLSPCQDQMPPEAGSDSSGEEHVLAPPGLQPPHCPGQCLIWACKTCKRKSAPTDRRKAATLRERRRLKKINEAFEALKRRTVANPNQRLPKVEILRSAISYIEKLQDLLHRLDQQEKMQEIGGDPFSFSPKQGNIPSSDFLSTCSSDWQNVSDHSRVLTINAKEGASIVESSASSSLRCLSSIVDSISSEDPKLPSVEEVVEK, encoded by the exons ATGATGATGGACCTTTTTGAAACTAGCTCCTATTTCTTCTACTTGGACGGAGAACATGGAGCTCTACAGCCGCTGGAGATGGCAGAGGGGTCCCCTCTGTACCCAGGCAGCGACGGCACTTTGTCCCCCTGTCAGGACCAAATGCCCCCAGAGGCTGGGAGTGACAGCAGTGGAGAGGAGCATGTGCTGGCACCCCCGGGCCTACAACCCCCTCATTGCCCCGGCCAGTGTTTGATCTGGGCTTGTAAGACCTGCAAGAGGAAATCGGCCCCCACCGACAGGAGGAAAGCAGCCACCCTGAGGGAGAGGAGGCGGCTGAAGAAGATCAATGAAGCCTTCGAGGCTCTGAAAAGGAGGACTGTGGCAAACCCCAACCAGCGGCTGCCCAAGGTGGAGATCCTGAGGAGTGCCATCAGCTACATAGAGAAGCTGCAGGATCTCCTGCACAGGCTGGATCAGCAGGAGAAAATGCAGGAGATTGGGGGAGACCCTTTTagcttcagccccaagcagggAAAT ATCCCAAGTTCAGATttcctgagcacctgcagctccgaCTGGCAAAATGTTTCTGATCATTCCAGAGTGCTAACAATCAACGCCAAAGAAG GAGCCTCCATCGTTGAATCTTCAGCTTCTAGCAGCCTTCGTTGTCTTTCTTCGATAGTGGACAGTATTTCTTCAGAAGATCCCAAACTTCCCAGCGTGGAAGAAGTGGTAGAGAAGTAG